A stretch of Spirosoma oryzicola DNA encodes these proteins:
- a CDS encoding DUF4097 family beta strand repeat-containing protein, which yields MKSLLIPCLTGLVLACAQSPVHAQEFRERVTKEFTAPNGGTLAIYNINGFIKVEGYSGDKVVLSVDKTITAKDKDVLETGKKEFKVDFEQRGDSIIAYIAEPFDSRPNRSWKNQNHDRRIEYDFTLNFTVKIPYKMNLHASTVNRGNIDVKDVSGSLKVTNVNGAITLVNAKGATDAHTINGDVVINYLVSPPDKSSYYTLNGAIRVSYPANLSADLQFKSFQGEFYTDFPNAEVLPTQVTKNQERRGEATVYKLTKNTAIRIGGGGKTFRFETFNGNIYIKKQS from the coding sequence ATGAAATCACTTTTGATCCCCTGTTTAACGGGGTTGGTGCTCGCTTGTGCCCAATCGCCGGTTCACGCTCAGGAGTTTAGAGAGCGTGTAACGAAAGAGTTTACGGCGCCAAACGGCGGTACGCTGGCTATTTATAACATCAATGGCTTCATTAAAGTGGAAGGCTATTCGGGTGACAAAGTTGTCCTGAGCGTTGATAAAACAATTACGGCGAAAGACAAAGACGTGTTGGAAACGGGAAAAAAAGAATTCAAGGTTGACTTCGAGCAGCGGGGTGATAGCATTATTGCTTACATCGCTGAGCCATTCGACTCCCGCCCGAATCGTAGCTGGAAGAATCAAAACCATGATCGACGCATCGAGTATGATTTTACGCTCAACTTTACCGTGAAAATTCCGTACAAGATGAATCTTCACGCGTCTACCGTCAACCGGGGTAACATTGATGTGAAGGACGTAAGCGGCTCGTTAAAAGTAACTAATGTGAACGGAGCCATTACGCTTGTCAACGCCAAAGGCGCTACGGATGCGCACACAATCAACGGCGATGTGGTGATCAACTACCTGGTGAGCCCTCCCGACAAATCATCGTATTACACACTGAACGGTGCTATTCGGGTTAGCTATCCGGCCAACTTATCGGCAGACCTGCAATTTAAAAGCTTTCAGGGTGAATTCTACACCGACTTTCCGAATGCAGAGGTTCTTCCTACGCAGGTTACCAAGAACCAGGAGCGTCGGGGAGAAGCAACGGTCTACAAACTCACGAAAAATACCGCCATACGAATCGGGGGCGGAGGGAAAACGTTCCGATTCGAAACCTTCAACGGTAACATTTACATCAAAAAGCAATCCTGA
- a CDS encoding DUF4097 family beta strand repeat-containing protein: MASNRSIIASLFVPFLFMAYPLVAQNDFKEQITVSLSDPAKPGFLTIGLVNGSIRVTGYSGKDIVINAVAAARKSDKEEKGDASANGMKRIAAGANMDISAEEKDNHVKVSSDSWKRPIDLTIKVPQRCSLKLSTVNQGEITVENVNGALEVTNVNGAIQLSGIAGSAVANTVNGSLIASFKAVDANVPMAFSTLNGNVDVTFPANAKASVKLKSDRGDVYSDFDIDVDKGPVKTTRTEKNGMYRVTVEDWVRGKINGGGPEMMMKNMNGNIYIRKAK; encoded by the coding sequence ATGGCTAGTAACCGATCAATAATTGCCAGCTTGTTTGTGCCATTTCTGTTCATGGCTTACCCATTAGTCGCACAGAACGATTTCAAAGAACAAATTACGGTTTCGTTGAGCGATCCGGCCAAGCCCGGTTTCCTAACTATTGGTTTAGTGAATGGGTCAATCCGAGTCACGGGTTACAGCGGAAAAGATATCGTTATCAACGCTGTAGCCGCTGCTCGTAAATCAGACAAAGAAGAAAAAGGAGATGCCAGCGCAAACGGTATGAAACGCATTGCTGCTGGTGCTAACATGGACATCAGCGCGGAGGAAAAAGACAACCACGTTAAGGTCAGCTCCGATTCCTGGAAACGTCCGATTGACTTAACCATCAAAGTACCGCAGCGGTGTTCGTTAAAGCTCAGTACGGTTAACCAAGGCGAAATCACGGTTGAGAACGTCAATGGCGCTCTCGAAGTAACGAATGTCAACGGAGCAATCCAGTTGAGCGGTATAGCGGGTTCGGCGGTAGCTAATACGGTGAACGGTAGTCTAATCGCTTCGTTCAAAGCCGTTGATGCAAACGTGCCGATGGCTTTTTCGACGCTGAACGGAAATGTTGACGTAACGTTTCCGGCTAACGCTAAAGCGTCGGTTAAGCTGAAATCAGACCGGGGCGATGTCTACAGCGATTTCGATATCGACGTTGACAAAGGCCCAGTCAAAACGACTCGGACGGAAAAAAACGGTATGTATCGGGTGACAGTGGAAGATTGGGTGCGGGGTAAAATCAACGGTGGTGGCCCCGAAATGATGATGAAAAATATGAACGGGAATATCTATATCCGTAAGGCTAAATAA
- a CDS encoding PPK2 family polyphosphate kinase, which produces MKDFDTDSFRYDGDKPFKIKKAPTKVDDLYEDNDHYDTLRQQQAAEIDKWQERMYAYNRYGMVVVFQALDAAGKDGTIQHVFTGTNPAGVRVYSFKRPTDQELDHDFLWRSWRELPERGTIGIFNRSYYEEVLVTKVHPEILTDSQRLPEKATADLDKLFKQRFEAIRDMEKYLHRNGFLTIKFYLHVSKEEQADRLIARIEDASKNWKFEEGDVKERNFWDDYQDAYETCINETASDNSPWYVIPADDKKNMRLLVGRAIIEELKKLPISKPEPDEERFKELQKLIPVIRNQ; this is translated from the coding sequence GTGAAAGATTTCGACACCGACAGCTTCCGTTACGACGGCGACAAGCCATTCAAGATTAAAAAAGCTCCCACAAAGGTTGATGATCTGTACGAGGACAACGACCACTACGATACCTTACGACAGCAACAAGCCGCCGAAATCGACAAGTGGCAGGAGCGGATGTATGCGTACAACCGCTACGGCATGGTCGTCGTTTTTCAGGCGCTTGATGCAGCCGGTAAAGATGGGACGATTCAGCACGTATTTACGGGTACCAACCCGGCTGGAGTACGCGTTTATTCCTTCAAACGACCGACCGATCAGGAGCTTGACCACGATTTTCTGTGGCGAAGCTGGCGCGAACTACCCGAACGGGGCACGATTGGCATTTTCAACCGCTCGTATTACGAAGAAGTGTTGGTAACAAAGGTGCATCCAGAAATTTTAACCGATAGTCAGCGGCTACCCGAAAAAGCAACGGCTGATCTGGACAAACTTTTCAAGCAGCGCTTTGAGGCTATTCGGGACATGGAAAAATACCTGCACCGAAACGGTTTCTTAACGATTAAGTTTTATCTGCACGTCTCGAAGGAAGAACAAGCGGACCGGCTGATTGCCCGAATCGAAGACGCATCTAAAAACTGGAAGTTCGAAGAAGGCGATGTAAAAGAGCGTAACTTCTGGGACGATTATCAGGACGCTTATGAAACGTGTATCAACGAAACAGCCTCCGATAATTCACCCTGGTACGTAATCCCCGCCGATGACAAAAAGAACATGCGTCTGCTGGTTGGACGGGCGATAATCGAAGAATTGAAGAAACTTCCTATCAGTAAGCCTGAACCCGACGAAGAACGGTTCAAGGAGTTGCAAAAGCTAATCCCTGTTATCAGGAATCAATAA
- the msrA gene encoding peptide-methionine (S)-S-oxide reductase MsrA translates to MTTEQSTNFQKATFGTGCFWCTEAMYNSLDGVISAISGYEGGQNPNPTYKEVCTGTTGHAECVEVTFDPSKITYQELLEAFFRSHDPTTLNRQGADVGTQYRSVIFYHNDEQKRLAETAKEELNKAGAYNNPIVTEISPASTFYEAEAYHQNYFVNNPGQGYCAFVIAPKLDKFKKVFKEKLKTAEQAIG, encoded by the coding sequence ATGACGACAGAACAATCAACAAACTTTCAGAAAGCTACGTTTGGCACGGGCTGTTTCTGGTGTACGGAAGCGATGTACAACTCGCTGGACGGCGTGATTTCAGCCATTTCGGGCTACGAAGGCGGTCAGAACCCAAACCCTACTTATAAAGAAGTCTGCACGGGCACAACGGGGCACGCTGAGTGCGTTGAGGTGACATTCGATCCATCGAAGATTACCTATCAGGAACTGCTTGAAGCCTTCTTCCGCAGCCATGACCCAACGACGCTGAACCGTCAGGGCGCAGATGTCGGTACGCAATACCGCTCCGTGATTTTCTACCACAACGACGAGCAGAAGCGGTTAGCCGAAACGGCCAAAGAAGAACTGAACAAAGCGGGTGCTTACAACAACCCGATTGTGACGGAAATCAGTCCAGCCAGTACCTTCTACGAAGCCGAAGCATACCACCAGAACTACTTCGTTAATAATCCGGGTCAGGGCTATTGTGCTTTTGTCATCGCTCCCAAGCTTGACAAGTTTAAAAAAGTATTCAAAGAGAAATTGAAAACGGCTGAGCAGGCCATTGGTTAG
- a CDS encoding efflux RND transporter permease subunit, protein MFSLFIRRPLLSAVISVLITLLGLLALSGLPVTQFPDIVPPSVTVTATYTGANAEVCTKAVATPLERAINGVPGMTYMNSVSSNDGTTLIQVFFNVGTDPDLAAMNVQNRVTSVLDELPAEVIKAGVITEKEVNSMLLYLNLVSTDPDMDEKFIYNFADINILAELKRIEGVGFADIMGAREYSMRVWLKPDRMTAYNISAEEIVESIQKQNVEAAPGKAGESADRSPQVLQYVMRYTGKFNQPQQYQNLVLRANPDGSILRLKDVAEIEFGSADYSVTSKTDGRPSASIMLKQRPGSNARDIINNVKKRMAEIKETSFPPGMTYNFAYDVSRFLDASIHEVVRTLLEAFVLVFIVVFLFLQDWRSTLICALVVPVALIGAFAFMSLIGFSINLLTLFALVLAIGVVVDDGIVVVEAVHAKMSEEHLPPREATMEAMKEISSALIAITLVMSAVFVPVAFLAGPVGIFYRQFSLTLAVAILISGLNALTLTPALCALLLRPAHDHAPTGLLGRFFAGFNRGFDALTGRYQKLLRSVVRRGVVTIAMLVLFAGGTWGVSSLLPSGFIPTEDQGMIYANVTTPAGATVQRTENVLDKIQQVASKMDAVENVSTLSGFSLMTDGAGASYGMGMINLKDWKDRGQSVDDVIAALEAKTQHIQDASIQYFSPPTVPGFGNSSGFELRMLDRTGSGDLQKTKKVADGFIAALKKRPEIGDAFTSFNPDYPQYMLHVDQDKAAQKGVSIDNAMNTLQTLMGSLYATNFIRFGQMYRVFVQAAPEYRAKPEDVLNLYVKNDQGEMVPYANFVTLERVYGPEQLTRYNMYTSALINGEAAKGYSSGDALRAVEEVASTTLPRGYSFEWSGMSREEILSGDQAIYIFLICLVFVYLLLVAQYESLFLPLPVLLSLPAGIFGSFLCLQLAGLQNNIYAQVALVMLIGLLGKNAILIVEFANQRQQEGLSIVKAAIEGAVTRLRPILMTSLAFIAGLIPLCMASGAGALGNRSIGTAAAGGMLIGTVFGLILVPGLYVLFATLALRFQSKKLKLDDDLILNALAKKTKISDSNN, encoded by the coding sequence ATGTTTAGCTTATTTATTAGAAGACCGCTTTTGTCAGCGGTGATATCCGTACTGATTACGTTACTGGGTTTATTGGCGCTCAGTGGCTTACCCGTTACTCAATTTCCTGATATCGTGCCGCCCTCGGTAACGGTAACCGCCACCTATACCGGGGCGAATGCCGAAGTGTGTACTAAAGCGGTAGCGACTCCGCTGGAACGAGCGATCAATGGTGTACCGGGCATGACTTACATGAACAGCGTTTCCAGTAACGACGGCACGACGTTAATCCAGGTTTTTTTCAACGTAGGAACCGATCCCGATCTGGCGGCTATGAACGTCCAGAACCGGGTAACGTCCGTTCTGGACGAATTGCCTGCAGAAGTGATTAAAGCCGGGGTAATTACCGAAAAAGAGGTAAACAGTATGCTGCTCTACCTCAATCTGGTGAGTACCGATCCCGATATGGACGAGAAGTTTATTTACAACTTCGCCGATATCAATATCCTGGCTGAACTAAAGCGAATCGAAGGCGTAGGCTTTGCCGATATCATGGGGGCTCGGGAGTATTCAATGCGCGTGTGGCTGAAGCCAGACCGGATGACAGCCTACAATATTTCGGCGGAGGAGATAGTCGAATCGATTCAAAAGCAAAATGTCGAAGCTGCTCCGGGTAAAGCGGGTGAAAGTGCCGACCGAAGTCCGCAGGTGCTTCAATATGTGATGCGCTATACCGGCAAGTTTAATCAGCCTCAGCAGTATCAGAATCTTGTTTTACGGGCTAATCCAGATGGATCAATACTGCGCTTGAAAGATGTAGCCGAGATCGAATTCGGATCAGCCGATTACAGCGTAACGTCAAAAACCGATGGGCGCCCGTCGGCTTCGATTATGCTTAAACAGCGGCCCGGCTCGAATGCGCGTGATATCATCAATAACGTAAAGAAACGCATGGCCGAGATTAAGGAAACTTCGTTTCCGCCCGGCATGACCTACAACTTTGCCTACGACGTATCGCGCTTTCTCGATGCATCGATTCACGAAGTTGTTCGTACGCTTCTGGAAGCCTTTGTGCTGGTGTTTATTGTCGTTTTTCTGTTTCTACAAGACTGGCGGTCTACTCTGATCTGTGCCTTGGTAGTGCCGGTAGCGCTGATTGGGGCCTTCGCCTTTATGAGTCTGATTGGTTTCTCGATCAACCTCTTGACCTTGTTTGCACTCGTGCTTGCCATCGGGGTTGTGGTCGATGATGGTATTGTGGTTGTCGAAGCTGTTCACGCCAAAATGAGCGAGGAGCACCTTCCGCCCCGTGAGGCTACGATGGAAGCCATGAAAGAAATCAGCAGTGCCCTGATTGCCATCACGCTGGTCATGTCGGCGGTCTTTGTACCGGTGGCTTTCTTGGCGGGGCCTGTTGGGATTTTTTATCGCCAGTTCTCGCTTACCCTGGCGGTCGCTATTCTTATTTCGGGTCTGAATGCATTGACTCTGACACCCGCTCTGTGTGCACTGCTTTTACGACCGGCCCATGATCATGCTCCAACCGGCTTGCTGGGTCGGTTTTTTGCGGGCTTCAACCGGGGTTTCGACGCCCTGACCGGTCGCTACCAAAAGCTACTGAGAAGCGTTGTGCGTCGAGGAGTCGTAACGATTGCTATGCTGGTGTTATTCGCGGGTGGTACCTGGGGAGTTAGCTCTTTGCTGCCCAGCGGCTTTATCCCGACCGAAGATCAGGGCATGATCTACGCCAACGTAACTACGCCTGCCGGAGCAACGGTGCAACGAACCGAAAATGTGCTGGATAAAATTCAGCAGGTAGCCTCAAAGATGGACGCCGTTGAAAACGTATCGACCCTGTCCGGATTTAGCCTGATGACCGATGGAGCGGGCGCTTCGTATGGAATGGGAATGATCAATCTTAAAGACTGGAAAGACCGGGGACAGTCCGTCGATGATGTTATTGCCGCGCTGGAAGCCAAAACTCAACACATTCAGGATGCCAGCATTCAGTATTTTTCTCCGCCGACGGTACCTGGTTTTGGTAATTCCAGCGGTTTTGAGCTACGGATGCTGGATCGCACCGGATCGGGCGATTTGCAGAAGACAAAGAAAGTAGCCGACGGATTCATTGCGGCCCTGAAAAAGCGGCCCGAGATTGGCGATGCTTTCACCAGTTTCAATCCGGATTATCCGCAATACATGCTGCACGTCGATCAGGACAAGGCTGCGCAAAAAGGAGTATCGATTGACAATGCGATGAATACCCTACAAACGTTGATGGGAAGCCTGTACGCCACCAACTTTATTCGCTTCGGGCAAATGTACCGTGTCTTTGTGCAGGCGGCTCCTGAGTATCGCGCCAAACCCGAAGACGTTTTAAATCTTTACGTGAAGAACGACCAGGGTGAAATGGTGCCTTATGCCAACTTCGTTACCCTTGAGCGCGTGTACGGACCAGAGCAACTGACGCGCTACAATATGTATACATCGGCGCTCATCAACGGGGAAGCGGCAAAAGGGTACAGTAGTGGGGATGCCCTGCGCGCAGTCGAGGAAGTTGCCAGCACGACCCTGCCGCGTGGTTATTCGTTTGAATGGTCAGGTATGTCGCGCGAAGAAATTCTGTCGGGCGATCAGGCAATCTATATTTTTCTAATCTGTCTGGTCTTTGTCTACCTGTTGCTGGTTGCCCAGTACGAAAGCCTGTTTTTGCCCTTGCCCGTCCTGCTGTCTTTGCCTGCCGGTATATTCGGTTCGTTTCTGTGCCTTCAGCTTGCTGGCTTACAAAACAATATTTATGCGCAGGTAGCGCTGGTGATGTTAATCGGTCTGCTGGGAAAAAACGCGATTCTGATTGTTGAATTTGCCAATCAACGTCAGCAGGAAGGGTTATCCATTGTTAAAGCGGCAATAGAAGGTGCTGTTACCCGGCTAAGACCGATCCTTATGACATCGCTGGCATTTATTGCGGGCTTGATTCCTCTTTGTATGGCGTCGGGCGCTGGTGCGTTGGGAAACCGCTCTATCGGGACAGCCGCTGCCGGTGGAATGCTTATAGGAACCGTATTTGGCCTTATTCTAGTCCCTGGCTTGTACGTTTTGTTTGCTACGCTTGCCCTGCGGTTCCAAAGCAAAAAGCTTAAGCTGGACGACGATCTGATTTTGAACGCCTTAGCCAAGAAAACCAAAATCAGCGATTCCAACAATTAA
- a CDS encoding RNA polymerase sigma factor, which produces MKKAKVADEQLVKAFQGANEEDSFEALYNRYVTKVYQKCLSITKDSEAAQDYTQDIFLKVFNKLDTFQNRSTFSTWLYSISHHYCLDQLRLTKRLNMESLSDEIISGVAEPEAPVSVENQLQVLERVMNDLSPDEVKLLRMKHEEGLSVKEISSYYNISESAVKMRLKRTRDKLQELYLSHY; this is translated from the coding sequence ATGAAAAAGGCCAAGGTAGCGGATGAGCAGTTAGTAAAAGCATTCCAGGGAGCAAACGAAGAGGACTCTTTCGAAGCGCTTTACAACCGCTATGTTACTAAAGTTTACCAAAAGTGCTTGTCCATTACCAAAGATTCTGAAGCTGCTCAGGACTACACACAGGATATTTTTCTGAAGGTATTCAATAAGTTAGATACGTTCCAGAACCGATCTACTTTTTCCACCTGGCTGTATTCGATTTCTCATCACTACTGTCTTGATCAATTGCGGTTGACCAAGCGGCTTAACATGGAATCCCTGTCGGACGAAATCATAAGCGGAGTGGCGGAACCCGAAGCTCCCGTTTCCGTTGAAAACCAACTACAGGTGTTGGAACGGGTTATGAACGACTTATCGCCCGACGAAGTAAAGCTGCTTCGGATGAAACACGAAGAAGGGCTAAGTGTCAAGGAGATCAGCTCGTATTACAACATTTCGGAAAGTGCGGTTAAAATGCGCCTGAAACGGACGCGCGACAAGCTACAGGAACTATACCTCAGCCATTATTAG
- a CDS encoding prolyl oligopeptidase family serine peptidase: MLSSSAALAQSEGNTTSGSLAYPKPKKVDQTDTYHGTTVADPYRWLEDDRSAETAEWVKAENKVTFDYLGQIPYRQQLQNRLEQIYNYPKYSAPSRKGEWFYFSKNDGLQNQSVLYRQKGLDGKPELVIDPNKLSADGTTRLGAFSLSKDGKYAVVGLSKGGSDWQEYQVMDLATKQYLSDKIEWVKVSGAAWQGDGFYYSRYPKPEGSALAAKNENHQVYYHKLNTPQSADRLVYEDPQHPQRFHIASTTEDERFLLLSISDRGKGKDGNALLFVDSKSGQKTFTPVVEEITDFSYGVIDNDGDRLLILTNEKAPNSKVVAFSTKTKAFSPLIPEKPEPIAEGSVSAAGGKLFVEYSKDVTSKIEVFDYAGKRESDIQLPAIGSAGGFGGEKDDKFVFYTFTSFTFPPTIYRYDIATRKSTVFRAPEVDFKPTDYETKQVFYTSKDGTKVPMFLTYRKGMKLDGTNPTLLYGYGGFNISLPPAFSPLRIPFLEQGGVYAQANLRGGSEYGEKWHEQGMKLKKQNVFDDFIAAAEYLIAQKYTSPAKLAVQGGSNGGLLVGAVINQRPDLFRVAIPQVGVMDMLRFHKFTIGWNWIADYGSSDNADEFKALYAYSPIHNLKAGVNYPATLITTADHDDRVVPAHSFKYAATLQEVYKGQNPVLIRIDTNSGHGASNTKKNIETTADIYSFILWNMGVRNLKEIASK; encoded by the coding sequence ATGCTCAGTTCTTCTGCGGCTTTGGCTCAATCGGAAGGCAATACCACTAGCGGGTCTTTAGCCTACCCTAAACCGAAAAAAGTTGACCAGACCGATACCTATCACGGTACGACGGTTGCCGATCCTTACCGCTGGCTGGAAGACGACCGCTCTGCGGAAACCGCCGAATGGGTCAAAGCCGAAAACAAAGTCACGTTTGACTACTTGGGACAAATTCCGTACCGGCAGCAACTTCAGAACCGACTCGAGCAAATTTACAACTACCCAAAATACTCAGCGCCCAGCCGGAAAGGCGAATGGTTCTATTTTTCAAAAAACGACGGATTACAGAATCAATCGGTGCTGTACCGTCAGAAAGGGCTTGACGGCAAACCAGAATTGGTAATCGATCCCAACAAACTATCGGCTGACGGAACAACCCGGTTGGGTGCGTTTTCGCTGTCCAAAGATGGTAAGTACGCTGTGGTTGGTTTGTCGAAGGGCGGTTCCGACTGGCAGGAGTATCAGGTAATGGATTTGGCTACCAAACAGTATCTTTCCGACAAGATCGAGTGGGTAAAAGTATCGGGCGCAGCCTGGCAGGGCGACGGCTTTTATTACAGTCGGTACCCAAAGCCAGAAGGTAGTGCGCTGGCGGCTAAAAACGAAAACCACCAGGTTTATTACCATAAGCTAAACACACCGCAATCAGCCGACCGGTTGGTTTACGAAGATCCGCAACATCCGCAGCGCTTCCACATTGCCAGCACAACGGAGGACGAACGCTTCCTGCTGCTGAGCATTAGCGATCGGGGCAAGGGTAAAGATGGTAACGCGTTGCTTTTTGTCGATTCAAAATCCGGTCAAAAGACGTTTACACCGGTCGTCGAAGAAATAACCGATTTCAGCTATGGCGTCATTGACAACGACGGCGACCGCCTACTGATTTTAACGAACGAAAAAGCCCCCAATAGCAAGGTCGTAGCCTTTTCAACAAAGACAAAAGCTTTCTCGCCACTGATTCCGGAAAAACCGGAGCCAATTGCTGAAGGTAGTGTTAGCGCAGCCGGAGGAAAACTATTCGTTGAATACTCGAAAGACGTGACGTCTAAAATCGAGGTATTTGATTACGCCGGAAAGCGGGAAAGCGACATTCAACTGCCAGCCATTGGTTCAGCAGGCGGATTCGGCGGTGAGAAAGACGATAAGTTCGTTTTCTACACCTTTACATCATTTACGTTTCCCCCAACGATCTATCGTTACGATATAGCTACCCGCAAAAGCACCGTATTCCGGGCACCGGAGGTAGACTTCAAACCAACCGATTACGAAACGAAGCAGGTTTTTTACACCAGCAAAGACGGCACAAAAGTGCCTATGTTTCTGACCTATCGAAAAGGAATGAAACTCGACGGTACCAACCCGACACTTTTGTACGGCTACGGCGGTTTTAATATTAGCCTTCCGCCAGCCTTTAGTCCGTTACGAATTCCTTTCCTGGAACAGGGTGGCGTGTATGCTCAGGCCAACTTGCGGGGCGGCAGCGAATATGGTGAGAAATGGCACGAACAGGGTATGAAGCTCAAGAAGCAGAATGTCTTTGACGATTTCATTGCAGCTGCCGAATACCTGATAGCGCAGAAATATACCAGTCCCGCGAAGCTTGCGGTACAGGGCGGTTCAAACGGTGGGTTACTCGTGGGTGCAGTGATCAATCAGCGGCCCGACCTGTTTCGGGTTGCTATTCCGCAGGTGGGTGTAATGGATATGCTTCGGTTTCACAAATTCACGATTGGCTGGAACTGGATTGCCGACTATGGCAGCAGCGACAACGCCGACGAATTTAAAGCATTATACGCGTACTCGCCTATTCATAATTTGAAAGCGGGAGTCAACTACCCGGCTACGCTCATCACCACCGCCGACCACGATGACCGGGTTGTTCCTGCGCACTCGTTTAAATACGCGGCTACGTTGCAGGAGGTTTATAAAGGCCAGAACCCGGTGCTGATTCGTATCGATACCAATTCAGGACACGGGGCTAGTAACACGAAAAAGAATATCGAGACAACCGCCGATATTTATTCGTTCATTCTATGGAACATGGGCGTCCGCAATCTAAAGGAAATAGCTAGCAAGTAG